Proteins encoded within one genomic window of Arachis ipaensis cultivar K30076 chromosome B08, Araip1.1, whole genome shotgun sequence:
- the LOC107614248 gene encoding LOW QUALITY PROTEIN: conglutin-like (The sequence of the model RefSeq protein was modified relative to this genomic sequence to represent the inferred CDS: inserted 1 base in 1 codon), translating into MVKLSILVALLGALLVVASATRWDPDRGSRGLRWDAPSRGDDQCQRQLQRANLRPCEEHIRQRVEQEQEQEQDEYPYSQRGSRGRRPGESDEDQEQRCCNELNRFQNNQRCMCQALQQILQNQSFXVPAGQEPVASDGEGAQELAPELRVQVTKPLRP; encoded by the exons ATGGTCAAGCTCAGCATCCTAGTAGCCCTCCTGGGCGCCCTTCTTGTCGTAGCCTCCGCGACAAGATGGGATCCCGATCGAGGGTCCAGAGGGTTGAGATGGGACGCACCGAGCAGAGGGGATGACCAGTGCCAGAGGCAGTTGCAGAGGGCAAACCTGAGGCCCTGTGAGGAACACATAAGGCAAAGGGTGGAGCAAGAGCAAGAGCAAGAGCAAGACGAGTACCCGTACAGCCAACGGGGATCCAGAGGACGACGACCCGGCGAATCTGACGAAGATCAAGAGCAAAGGTGCTGCAACGAGCTCAACCGGTTCCAGAATAACCAAAGGTGCATGTGCCAGGCACTTCAACAGATCCTCCAGAACCAGAGCT AGGTTCCAGCAGGACAGGAGCCAGTTGCATCAGATGGAGAGGGAGCTCAGGAACTTGCCCCAGAACTGCGGGTTCAGGTCACCAAGCCGTTGCGACCTTAG